The stretch of DNA ACGGCACCGTCCGCGTCGCCGGCGCGATCCGCTCCGGCGTCGACGCGTTCGACTACACCGGCTCGATTCGGAGTTTCACTGCCGGCGACGATATGGACCTCGAACGAGACGGGGAACTGATCACCAGAGACGAGGTCGTCGACGGAGACTCCGATACTGACGAGTCGACCGACGACGGCTCTGCCGACAGCGGCTCGGACACGGACGACTCCACCGATGATTCGTCCGAGAGTGACGATTCGACGGACGAAACTGACTCGTCGGACAGCGACTGGATCTCGTTCGCTGTCAACGGCACCGACTCGGACACCACCTCGGAGTACGAGTTCGTCGTCGACGGCGACGCGCGCGAGAATATGGAACTGAGCGAGTACGGAACCGTCAGTACGATCGAGGCGCTCGACGACGGCACCGTCCGCGTCGCCGGCGCAATCCGCTCCGGCGTCGACGCGTTCGACTACACCGGGGCGATTCGGAGTTTCACTGCCGGCGACGATATGGAGTTCTCGCGAGGCGGGACCGAGATCTCCCGCGACGAGGTCGTCGACAGCACCTACGAGCATTCTCTGCGGATCGTCGGGACCGGAACGACGTCCACCTACGAGTTCGCCGTCGACGGCGAGGTCGCGGCCGCGCCGGGGTGTGAAGGAGAGTGCGCAGACGCGATCTCCGGTACCGAGGTTGCGGGTGAACTGTCTTCGGGTACCGCCTCGTTCCGCTTCGACGGCGACGTCACCGAGTTCTCGCTGGACGGCGAGGCTGGTGTCTACCTCGACGACAGACAGGTCGACGCCGACCTGCTTGGCACTGACGCGGACCCGTTCCTCGAGAACTGGCTCACCGTCGACGGGATCGAGGACGAAACCTCCTACCAGTTCGCCGTCTCGGGGACGCTCCACAAATCGCCGGACCTCGGCTCCGCAGAGGCCGACGACGTTATCGAGGACGGGATGGTCATCGGCTCGGTGTCCGACGACGTCGACGGCTACCGCTTCAACGGTGACGTGACGATGATGCGGGTCCAGGGGACCGCCGAACTCCGGTTCGACGAGGAGTGATCACTCGTCGGATCGGGGCATCCCCCCGTTCCGACCCATCAGTGTAGCGAACAGTTCGGCCGATCGCCTGCCGCGTGGATTTCTGCTCGCGGGTCGAACGCACGTGTTCGATCCCCGGGGCTTCTGACACTGGCCGCTCGTTCGTTTCGTTGGCCGTTTCGACACTCTCAGGGGTTTTTGCCCGCTTTCACGCCGCTGAGTCTCCGCTTGATCCGGCTCGCTGGTTCGAAGGTGAACGGTCCACCGAGGGCCAGACAGAGGTACAGGTACGTTCTCGGATCGAACGGATAGTACGCGAGTGCGACGAGGAGGTATTTGATCGCGTCCCGGTAGTAACCGTTCGAGAGTCCGGAGAACCCGAGCGTCTTGGAGAGACCGGCGACGAATCGGCGTTCGGCGAGCGGTCCCTGTTCCGCGGCGAACGCGCGGTGTTTTTCGATGAACTTCGGGTAGGAAACGTCGCGCTTCCGTTCGAAGTCGTCGCTGATACGACCGCCGGCGTCGATCCGCCGTTCGACGAGAACCGTCCTCTCCGAGGCGAACGTGTAGTGCTTCGCGAGCCTGAAGTACCACTCCCGGTCCTGCCAGCTCGGGAACGACTCGTCGAGCAACCCAGCACGCGCGACCGCCTCCGCCCGGACCATCACGCGCGAGAACGACCCGACGATGCCGCCGTTCAGGAGCGGCTCGATAGCGTCTCCTTCGACCGAGGACCGCTTTACGCCGATCTGGGTCCCGTTCTCGTCGACGATCCGGCTCCCGACGGTGACGACCCCGAGGTCGTCCGGTCCGTTTCTGAATCGCTCGACCTGTCTGCTAACCTTCGTTTGTAACCACCAGTCGTCGTCGTCGAGGAACGCGATGAAATCGCCGTTAGCCTCTCGGATACCGGTGTTCCGGGCCGCGTTCGCGCCCCGGTTTCTTTCGTGGCGAACGCATCGGACGGTCGAGATGGAATCGACGGGTACCTCCCCGAGCGTCTCGGCTGCTGGTTCTGGCGATTGATCGTCGACCACGAGGAGTTCGATCGAGGGATACGTTTGATTGCACACGCTCTGCACCGCCCGCTTGAGATACTCCGGGCGGTCGTAGGTCGGGAGCACGACGCTCACTAACGGCGATTCCCCGTCGCCCCGGTCGTCGGTCATCGACACTGTACGCGCCGTCGGTGGGGTAACCAGTTAGTTAATTCTCAGTTTATCCGGAAGAAGGGTGTTAACAATATATCCAACCCGCTTATCGGACGCAGTATGAAGCGGCTGAGTCGGAGAGCAGTTCTCGGCAGTCTCACGACAGGACTCATCGCGGTAAGTGGCTGTAACACTCCGGACCAGGCAGAGGTCACGTCTACTGACACTCCCGATGCTGTTAGCACCGAAACCCCGACACCCGGCTACGACCTCGGCGGATTCGACCCCGACGCGTACGACATCGAGTTCGATCGCACCCTGCACGCGGTCGAGGACCTCGGAATGGATCCGTCCGGCGAGGAGCCCATCGACGACGCGTTGAACGACGCCTTTGAAACGGGCACCCGCATCGACTTCCCTCCCGGCGACTACACCGTCGCCGAGCAGCCCCCGGTCGATCCGCCACACAACCCCTCACGGTTCGGCCTCGTGGGTATCGGCGAGTCGCACAGAGACGTCCAGTTCCACTTCCCGAACGCCGCTGATCAAGAGGGGTTCTGGTTCGTGTATCAGAAGGGCGGCGAGGACATCATCCTGGCCAACTTCTCCATCCAACTGACCCAGGACGACCGCACGTCCGTCTCCATTCTACTGGACGCCAACGACAACGGTATCGCCGTCGACCTCGAGTGGCTCGGGTTTATTCCACCGCAGATCGAGTCGGCTGGGTCCTTGCTCCGGATGAACGTGGACAGTGCCAACGGCGCGACGACGGAGGGCGTCAACATCGCACGACGAATCACGATCGGGAAGCAGGGCAGCTATCTCGGCGGTCACGAATCGTCGACGAATACGACGCCTGGCACCACGTTTATGCGCCACCAGCCGACACACGTCGGCGAGTTGCGGCTCGAGGACGTCCACTTCGAGCAGTGCGGGCACAACGCGATGCGGTCGACGAACAACGACGGGGTCGTCACAGTCAAGGGAGGGCACTTCCTGAACTGCGACGTGTCGAGCCTCCGCTTTCAGGGCGGGGACCACCCGACGAAGACGTCCGTCATCGACGGGGCGCGTATCGAGCACGATCACTCGAAGCTCAACGACACCGGCGGAACCGAACCGCATCAGGCCACTGGCATTATGATCGACACCCGCGTCGGTAATTCGGGTCTCGTGATCAAAAACTGCGACCTCATTTACAAGGACATCTCAGTTGCACCCCAGAATGCCGGCTCGCTGTGGGGAATGATCAGATGTACCAACACCGTCGAGAGTAACCCCGGCGGATTCACCGTCAAAAACTGCCGAATTCGGAACGGAACGGAGGCCCCGACGCTCTGGATTCAGTCCAGGCAGCCCGGCGCTAAGGAACCGCGAGCAGTTACTTTGGAAAATCTCGACGTGCGGGTCACCGCCGAGAAACAGACCAGGAGTTCAGTCTGCGAAATACACAGCAACCGCGATGGATCGAGGGTCTCGAACTGCTGCATTCAGGCGGTAAACGGCGACTTCGACGGGGTGACGGTCAGCAACTGCACCGACGTGCTCGTTCAAGATTCGAACATCGACGTCAGCGGCGATGCCGTTCACTTGATCAACAGCCAGGGCGACATCTGGAACATCAGTGTGGAGAGCTTCTGTGGCGACGGCGAGGCGGAGTAGCGGCTCGGATCGTCTCTCCGGCTCTCGAGTACTTTCTCCGGCGACTGACCTGGTATGCGACGGGTGGAAGTCGCTGTCGGGACGGGTCTGTCCCCGGCTACCCGACCGTTCTGGGTTCCGTCGAGAGTCGCGGGGCCTCCGTGAACGTGGCGGGATGACTGACGAGAATCTGCCCGTGGTTGTGATCCGTGTTGAACGGATTAATGAGTACCGCTCCCTCCGGCGTCGTCCCCAGAAACGCGTACGCGTTCGCGGTCGGAATCCCTGGCACCGTCGTTCCGAGCGCAGGTGACCGTTCGAGAGAGAGCAGTTGGTGCCACCGTTCGTATCCGGACCGCCGCGAAGCAGCAACCACCTGCACCGGCCCCGATCCGGTTCCGTCGGTCCCCGGGCCGGTGCTGTCCGTTCCAGTCGTTGCCGCAGTCGAGAACACAACCCAGGCCGTTCCCCCCGACTGAATCGTCACCGCGTAGAACACCGGCGAATCGACTGCACCAACGACATCAGGAACGGGACTGTCGGTGTCGGACGGTTCGGGAGGGATGTCGTCTCGCGATAGCCGTAGGATCTCGATCCGGGGGGCGTACGAGCAGTCCATCCCCCAGAGCACCGACTCGGGAGTGAAGGCGAGGTCGACCGCTCGCCAGGTCTGGCTCCCGCCACCGACGGGGTGGAACTCGCCGTCCACGAAGCGTCCGATCGCGCTCTCCTCGTTCGTATCCCCGGTGGTCCCCCACAGCGAACCGCTGTACGGGTCGTGAAAGACGCCGTGGAAGTGACGCACGTCAGAGCGACTCACGTAGGTCGACCATCGCCGGCCGTCGTCGCTGACCACTACTCTCGCCGCCTCGCCGCCGAGGGGATACTCGGCGAGGTAAAGGCGGTCCTCGTGCCGACAGACGGCGGTCGGAAGCACGCCCATCGGTCCCGATGACTCCGGCAGTCTCCTGACGAGACGCCACGACTGTCCACGATCGGACGATTGGAACAGTTCGGCGCCGACGGTGGCCAGCAGCCGATCGCCACCGATCGGCCACAGGTTCGTCGTCGTGACGGATCCCGTGACGCGATCGAGCAGTCCGCTGATCGGTGGGATATCGAATAGCCGTGCGGCGACGTTCGATCCCGGTATCGATCCGATCCGTTCGAACCCCCGTCCCCGACTCCACGTTCCGGCGGTCAGTCCTCGGGTGGCGTAGACGGTGCCGTGTTCGACGCCGCCGAGTTTCAATCCCGGCATTCAGGTCCCGCTTATCTCCTGTCCCGTCTCGGGGTTCCTCGGTGTGACGTAGTACAGGTCGAATCCACCGTTGTCCTGTATGTGATGCACACCCGATCGAGTCCCGATCGATTCGAACGACTCCGTCGAGTACCGAAGCTCGCGGTAGGCGATCACTTCCCGGTCCCGGTCGATCTCCGATACCGGGAGATATCTGACCTCCTCGAACTCCCCTGAGAGGAGTTGGTCGAGGTCCTGATCCCCGTACGTTGAGGCGCCCGTACTCACTGCCGGGCGAGTGTACATTCCCACTCCGGGTGCAAGAGCGTCGAACTCCCTTCCAGGTCCTCTTCGGATCCCGCTCCACTGGATGTCATCGCTGCTGTGTTCGATCGCCGTCTCGAAGCCGTTGAAGTGCTGATCCGTCACGTGATGCGACGCGTTGTAAATAAACGGCGACGCGAAAATGGTCGATAGAGAGAGGGCGAGCGCGACGACGAGGATCCCGATTGCGACCGGTTTTGCCATCGTACGCCACCCGCTCGTCGAGAGCCACGACGCGAGATGGTGGATCATCACGGCTCCGAGGATGGTAACGAACACCATCGCGAACCCGTAGTGTCGGAAGAACAGATGTGACACCGGCCCCATGAAGTGGGCCAGGAAGAACGGACCGAGAACGAGTCCCGCGTACCCGAAGTACGTGATGACGGATCGGCCGTTGTGCGCGGCTTTGGCGTCCCGGTGTGTCCCGTCGGTGAACGGGATCCGAAGCTGGAGGAGCACCGCCAGAAGCGCCAGCACGGAGTACGTCGCCGGGACTAGGAACAGTTTTACGAATAGCTCCAAGAGCGTCGCCTCGACCGCTCGCGCCGACTGGACCTGGGTCTCGACGGACTCGCCCGGGTCGGTCGTTCCGATGATCGCCTCGTAGGTGGACACGAGCACCCGTTCGCCGACGTTGAACACCTTATCGAACTGGAGGACCCACACCAGCCAGACGAGCAAGAGGAGAACGAACACACCGTAGACCGGGCGCAGGTCCGAGACCACGAGTTTCTCCCGGTTCCGAAACGCGACGTGCAACACGACCAGCGTTCCGAGGAGGATGACGATGTTTAACGCCAGCTGCGGGTGCGTGACGACGAGTGTGATCCCCAGGATCGCGAGCACGAGGTTCCAGGAACCGATACGGTCGAACGCCGATCGGGCCGTTGGAGCGCTCGTGAGGTGTTTCACGAGAGCGTACAGAAACACGGGGAACAACAGCATCGCCATCGAGTACGTGTGGAAATACAGCCCGTTGCTGATCTGATTGATCGGCAGCACCATCGTCCCCGAGAACGCCGCGATGACGGTCAACCGCCGATCCTCGAACAGCGCTTTCGCCGTCAGCGGAATAAAGATCGTATACAACGCGAAACACAGGGCCGCAAACAGAATCATCCCACGTTCGATCGGGACTCCCATCGAATCCGTCAGCAGCGCGGTGATACTGTGCCCAGCAGGATAAAAGAGGTCACCGAACCGCATACGACCCGTCATAATTTCGGTGGCCCACCCGAGATGGGTCAGCGAATCCGAGCGGCCGTAAAAGCGAAAACTCCTGATGACCGGGAGTGCCCCGATCGTGATGGTAGTCAGCAGCCCGAGCCCAACCGCTACCCCTGCGTTCCGGTCGCGACACGACGCCAGCGTGACGAGCGCAGCGGAGAGTAACCCGACCGCGGCCCCGACCCAGAAGACCCTCGGCGTTCCTGCGTACACGGACACTTCGTACCCCGTCGCGGGCGTTTGCCAGGCGCTGATCGTCCCGATAGCGACGGCGAGGAAGCCGGCGGTGAGGACAAGCTTTCGCCAGTCGCCAGTCGGTCGATCACGAACTGACCCCAAACGATCGCGCATCGGCTGCATCTGGCACCCCTACGGAAATTGTTATCCAGGTCCTAAACGGTGCTATACGTCCTGAGAGTACGTTTTGGCTCCGTCTCGGGACGCAATATCGCGGGTAGCCGCGAACGTGACTGGTCAGCTCAATCGATCACGTCGCGAAGATCGGGGTGGTCTGCGTACTCCGCCACTCCGGCGGCACGGACGTCCCCGTCGAAACGATGTACTCTTTCCCGGACCTGTTGCCACTCGGCGTGCCTCGCGAGCACGTTTACCGGCACCTCTTCGACCCCCACGAGTTTCGCTATCGCCAAGCGATGGAACCCCTCTGCGAGGAACGGTTCGCCGTCTCTCGCGATGAGCACCAGTGGTTCGAGAGAGTGGAGGTGTTGGAACTGGCTCTGTCGGCCGTCGATGTCCGGCGCGTCGTGAGCGGCTCTGTGATTCGGCCGGTATCCGTTGTCTCGTATGTCGTGGTACAGCCGCTCGACGTACGCCAGCCGGTCCGTCTCGGCCTCCGAAATCGAGTGTTTGCGCTGCTGATAGTACTCCGTGTCCTCCCACTCGTTCCCTTCCTGAAACCGCTGTTTCAGCCCCCGGTAATGAGTCGTCGAGCGGATGGGTGCACAGTTTTCCGGGGCGTCCCAGTCTCCGCCTTTGATGATCCCGAGCCCGCGGTTCGTATCGATGGCCTCGTTGAAGCGTTCGATCTCGTCGGTGGGAATGTTGATCACCTTGTACGGGTCCGCGGGCGCGTCGTACCGCAACCGTTGAACCCTGTATCGGACCGCCGTCACGCGTTTGAAGAGCATATCGCTGCGAGCAACGGTTTTCGCCTGACGAACCGCTGACCGACACACCGGACGTAGTCCCTCCCTCTGATATTTTTTGACCGCCTTCCGGGCCAGTCCGAGGGTGCTCATACCCGTACCTCGAAGGGCCCCGAATAAGTAATATTCTCGGTACGCGGGGTATTCTGTGGCTAACGGTTGGTCGCAGCGATCACGATTTCGTCGCTCGCAGTGTCACATCTTCGTATCACACCCGGACTTCGCCGTGCCCCCGTTTCAGGAACGCCGACAGCGCCAGGCACATCCACGCCTGATTCCACCGGATGTACGGCGTTTCGTCGGTCACGAACCGCCCGATTCGGCGGTGAAAACATCCCTCGGAGTCGTACAGTCGGTCCAAAGTCCACTCGAGGACGCGGCGTGCGAGTTCCACGTCCTCAGGCCGCTCGCGACGCGTGAAGGTTATCAGCGCCTGTGCCGCGGCGTGGACGTCGTAGGGCCGAGACTGGTCGTCCTCGAACTTCGGCGCACCGTCGGACTCGAAGTGGTTTTGTCGGTGGAACCGCATTCCCCGGTCGTAGGCTTCCCGGGCAGGGTGATCGGCGTCCCGTTCCCGGACGTACCGGCTGAGGCTTTCGAGCACGAACCCCGTGTGAAAGTTGTCGTACCCCAGGTGTGAATCCGACGCCGGGGCCGAATAGTGCCAGCCGCCCTCCTCGGTCTGCGCGTCGACGACGAACGCAAACAGCTCTCGCGCGCGAGATTGGAACTTCCGCTCGTCGAGCCGCTGGCCCACCCGCCACAGCAGGTCAGCCGCGAGCGCGTTCGCATTGATCGCCACGTACGAGTCGTACGGCGTGTACGTGAGTACTTCGTGACCGTCGACGGACTCGGTCCCGATGTCCTCCAGGAGGAACTCGGCGGCGTCGCGCGCCACCTCGAGCGACCGATCGTATCCCGTCAGATCGTGGTGCTGGAGGAACGGCCGGGCACAAAACACAGTCACGACTCCGCAGGGGTGGGTCGCCGGGAGAAAGAACTTCGTCGAGTTCTGCCAGTCGAAGTTGTATCCCCACGAGGAGCGATCGAACGCCGGTGACCTGTTGTCCGCGAGCCAATCCAGCAGTCGTTCTGCCTCGCCGAGGGCGACGTCCTCGCCCGTCCGTTCGTACTCGTTCAAATACGCACTGGCGAACAGTCCGACTCCCTTCGGGTTTCGTTCCTTGGGGACGCCCAGGTACGGCCTGAGGTTCAACGGGAACTTCTGGACGCCGTGGATCACCACCAGTCTGAGCAGCCAGTGTCGAGCGGCGGCCGAGAGCACCGGACTGTTCAGTCCGTCGTACGGATCGTACCCGGCGTAGTCACGCTCGCGAGCCCACGCCAGAGCGGTTCGACAGACGGCCGCCGCATCGTAGCCGGCGACCGCCGGGCCGTCTCGGGAGCCGATACCGTCCCGTTCAAAGTCCCGACCCACGGTGAAATCGGGGTTCTTTCGGCGCTGATCTGCCGCGACTGGACGCTCCCAGTCCGGTGCGGTCGCTCCTCCGCCCGAGTCGGAACTGACTGTCGACCGCGCTCCTGATCTTTCGGCGTCAGTATATCGGGCGTCCCGATCCATTCTATCCGTCACTCGGAGCGGTTTCAAAAAGTTATAGAGCGGTTTCCGCGTCTCATCTCACGTCGGTCTTTGATCGGATTCAACCGGATGTTCACTCGGTCCGGTGCAGATTAGATCCCTCGACCGGCCCCGGATGCGAGCCGAGTGCAGGGTCCTGCGGGTTCTCGATCAGCGCGCGCACGAGCGAAGACGCCTGCTCGCGTACCTCGAAGCAACGATCCCGATCCGGGACTCGGTCCGTCGTCCCGACAGCTGATAGGTGCGAGACGATTTCGTCAGGGTCACGCGAGTGAACGATCAGCCCGTCGTCGACCATCGATCGGTCGACCGACAGCAGCGGTCCGGGGAAGAACGAGACGGCCGGCTTCCCCATACAGGCCGCTTCACGGGCCATCGTTCCCGACCCCGTCAGGACGCCGTCAGAGTGCCAGGCGAGTTGCAGACCATCGAGCGCTCCGTCAGGCACGAACACGCAGTCTTCTGTGTAGGGATCCGCGTACGCTCGATCTCCCGGCCTGCGGGGGAGGTATACGACGCTCGTTCCCGCCGCCGTGAGCGCTTCAAGCAACCGGGGCACGAGCGATTCCGCTTCGTCGACGTATGCCGCCCCCAGCGCCTCGGGACGGAGCACCACGAACGTATCGAACGGAAGCGCTTCGGGAAACGTCTCGTCGGGTTCGAAGTTCGCGACGTAGATGTCCTCCTTGTAGCCGTCGTACGTGTGGATTCGTTCCGGGTCCGCGCCCCACCGCGTCAGCTCAGAGGTCTGAAACGCCGATGGCACGACGTGATGGCTTGCGGTCGACCTGAACCGACAGAAGGCCCGCTCGACGAGGGGTGCGTCGACGTACGCCGTGATGTCGTTGTCGGTGAAGTGGATCGATGGGATCCCCCGTGCCCGCGAGGCCAGCACGCACATCGCGTTTCGGGCCGACAGCGACACGTCTGCCGTCGGAGCCTGCACGGCAGCTTGAACGGTCCGCAGCGGAACGGCTGCCGTTCGCAGGGCGACGTTCTCGAAGTCCCGCCCCAGCGTCTCGAATTCGAACCCTGCCTCACGGGCCAGGTCGACGGTCTCGGTCTTCCGTCGGACGGTGGTCCGAAACGTGACATCCCCCAGGTCGTCCAGTAATCCCTCGAAAAAGAACGGATGCGACGGGCTAATTAGATCGAGCCACGCCGTGACCTCGGTCATCTCGGATCCCACCCGCAGTCCTCTGTTCGGATCGCACTCGGAGTGAGTGCGCTGTCGGTTGGATTCCGTTCGGGTCGACGCTTCGGAGCTCGTGGATCGTTCCTGTGCATAACCTATCTCGTTGCGATGTACCGCAGGACGTGTCCCGACCCGCGACGATGGCCGGTTGAAACGTCCATACGCACTTCGTTATGGACGACCTCACTGGTGGGGACGATGCTGGACGCGCACCCGCTTGGCTATTCGACGTCAACCCAGACGTGAACCGCCCGGTACGCAGTTTCGGGTCCCGGGTCGGTCGGTGGTTCGTCGCGGTACAAGAAGAACCGCAATCGAACGTCGTCACCAGTTATCGATCGCACCGCGCTGTGACTCCTGATAACGGTCTCGCCCGGGTCGACAGTCACGGTGAAGCCACCCGCGCTCTGAATGGCGGTTACAGTGCCGTCCTCCACTCGCTCGAAGCGGGCGACGACGTGGTATTCCGTGAGTTTGTCCTCGCTGTTCTCGATGAGCACAGCCGTCTCGGCCGCTTCGCCGACTGCGAGGTCTTCGGGGTAGCCGTCGGTAACGAATTCGCCTCCTTGCTGAGTTCCGACCGCGAAATCGGTGAACGTCGCACCTTCCTGCGGAACGGCGAAGGCGATACCGACGGCCCCGACGGCCAGCACGATACTTCCAGCGAGCGCGACGTTGACCACGGCCGCCCCCGTCGAGTTCTCGCGTACCGATGTTATCGACTCCTCGAACCACCGCTCGATCGGAATCTCGAAGCGGTCCGGCTCGGGGACCCGCGACCGCCGGTACCCCCCAAGGAGGGCCATACCAGCCGAGAAGACGGCGGTGGCGACGATTATTGGGCCGACGACCTGGCCGAGAACGAGGTCGAACACGAACGCGAACAGCGGAAGCAGTCCGACGCTCAAGCCGACGGCGAGTGCGGCTCGTTCGACGGTCCCGAGCCGCGAGATTCCGTTTGTCGCGGTCGACCTCTCTCCGACGGGTCGTCCCGGGAACAGTACCGTACTGAGGGTAAATCCGGGCAGGAACAGCAACACCGGCGCCAAGAGTGCAATTCGGATCGGTGAGAGGAGTTCGATCCACTGGAGTGGAACGACCGCGGCTGCATAGCTGAGAACCGCAACGACGTCCCACGTGAGTATTCGTTTGGATGGGATTTCGATCATCTGTGATCTCTGTTGCTGTCGTCCCGCCTGCACGCTCGGTCGAAACGAACCCTCGAACGGACTCCGAGAGGACCGATGTCGATTTCGATCTCGACATCGATGCTGGACGTGACCCCGGACGTGCAGCGCTTCCGTGAGCCTCGTTAGGACGAATGTGGACTTCGTTAGGCGGTCCCTTCGCTCGAATTTCGATTGCTATGTGCGGATACCCGCTCCACTTTGGCGCGACTCCCCCCGTGACCCGGTCACTTCGTCTCCTCCGGGCATCGGTACGTCCGCGCTGCATCGAGCGTATACACGTCACGCGTCCGTTCGGCCACGCGGTCCCAGTCGTACGCTTGCGCCACATCGCGATTCCGCAGCCCCATCTCCCGTAACCGCTCGCGGTCGTCTATCGCCCGTCGAAGCGCGACTTTGAGCCCTTCGGCGTCTCCGGGATCGTACAGATGCCCGCCCTCGGATC from Halobellus litoreus encodes:
- a CDS encoding DUF354 domain-containing protein is translated as MTEVTAWLDLISPSHPFFFEGLLDDLGDVTFRTTVRRKTETVDLAREAGFEFETLGRDFENVALRTAAVPLRTVQAAVQAPTADVSLSARNAMCVLASRARGIPSIHFTDNDITAYVDAPLVERAFCRFRSTASHHVVPSAFQTSELTRWGADPERIHTYDGYKEDIYVANFEPDETFPEALPFDTFVVLRPEALGAAYVDEAESLVPRLLEALTAAGTSVVYLPRRPGDRAYADPYTEDCVFVPDGALDGLQLAWHSDGVLTGSGTMAREAACMGKPAVSFFPGPLLSVDRSMVDDGLIVHSRDPDEIVSHLSAVGTTDRVPDRDRCFEVREQASSLVRALIENPQDPALGSHPGPVEGSNLHRTE
- a CDS encoding ParB N-terminal domain-containing protein produces the protein MLFKRVTAVRYRVQRLRYDAPADPYKVINIPTDEIERFNEAIDTNRGLGIIKGGDWDAPENCAPIRSTTHYRGLKQRFQEGNEWEDTEYYQQRKHSISEAETDRLAYVERLYHDIRDNGYRPNHRAAHDAPDIDGRQSQFQHLHSLEPLVLIARDGEPFLAEGFHRLAIAKLVGVEEVPVNVLARHAEWQQVRERVHRFDGDVRAAGVAEYADHPDLRDVID
- a CDS encoding DUF1616 domain-containing protein; this encodes MIEIPSKRILTWDVVAVLSYAAAVVPLQWIELLSPIRIALLAPVLLFLPGFTLSTVLFPGRPVGERSTATNGISRLGTVERAALAVGLSVGLLPLFAFVFDLVLGQVVGPIIVATAVFSAGMALLGGYRRSRVPEPDRFEIPIERWFEESITSVRENSTGAAVVNVALAGSIVLAVGAVGIAFAVPQEGATFTDFAVGTQQGGEFVTDGYPEDLAVGEAAETAVLIENSEDKLTEYHVVARFERVEDGTVTAIQSAGGFTVTVDPGETVIRSHSAVRSITGDDVRLRFFLYRDEPPTDPGPETAYRAVHVWVDVE
- a CDS encoding glycosyltransferase family 2 protein; the encoded protein is MTDDRGDGESPLVSVVLPTYDRPEYLKRAVQSVCNQTYPSIELLVVDDQSPEPAAETLGEVPVDSISTVRCVRHERNRGANAARNTGIREANGDFIAFLDDDDWWLQTKVSRQVERFRNGPDDLGVVTVGSRIVDENGTQIGVKRSSVEGDAIEPLLNGGIVGSFSRVMVRAEAVARAGLLDESFPSWQDREWYFRLAKHYTFASERTVLVERRIDAGGRISDDFERKRDVSYPKFIEKHRAFAAEQGPLAERRFVAGLSKTLGFSGLSNGYYRDAIKYLLVALAYYPFDPRTYLYLCLALGGPFTFEPASRIKRRLSGVKAGKNP
- a CDS encoding glycosyl hydrolase — its product is MPGLKLGGVEHGTVYATRGLTAGTWSRGRGFERIGSIPGSNVAARLFDIPPISGLLDRVTGSVTTTNLWPIGGDRLLATVGAELFQSSDRGQSWRLVRRLPESSGPMGVLPTAVCRHEDRLYLAEYPLGGEAARVVVSDDGRRWSTYVSRSDVRHFHGVFHDPYSGSLWGTTGDTNEESAIGRFVDGEFHPVGGGSQTWRAVDLAFTPESVLWGMDCSYAPRIEILRLSRDDIPPEPSDTDSPVPDVVGAVDSPVFYAVTIQSGGTAWVVFSTAATTGTDSTGPGTDGTGSGPVQVVAASRRSGYERWHQLLSLERSPALGTTVPGIPTANAYAFLGTTPEGAVLINPFNTDHNHGQILVSHPATFTEAPRLSTEPRTVG